In Acaryochloris marina S15, a single genomic region encodes these proteins:
- a CDS encoding AAA family ATPase, protein MEAVIFVGIQATGKSTFYHHRFGRTHVRINLDMLKTRHREQQFLSTCLDTRQRFVVDNTNPTPADRQRYIQPAQAQGFSITGYYFESKLADALIRNCDRTPDQQISDKGIRGTASRLILPAYDEGFDQLFYVRILPHQHFAVEDWQP, encoded by the coding sequence ATGGAAGCAGTCATCTTTGTGGGCATTCAGGCCACAGGCAAATCGACGTTTTATCACCATCGGTTTGGTCGGACCCATGTGCGGATCAATCTGGATATGTTGAAAACTCGACATCGTGAGCAACAGTTTTTGTCCACCTGCCTAGATACCCGTCAACGCTTTGTGGTGGACAACACCAATCCCACTCCTGCTGATCGCCAGCGGTATATCCAGCCTGCCCAAGCACAGGGCTTCTCGATTACAGGGTATTACTTTGAATCGAAGTTGGCAGATGCATTGATACGAAACTGCGATCGCACTCCCGACCAACAAATTTCAGATAAAGGGATCCGAGGAACAGCCTCTCGCCTCATCTTGCCTGCTTATGACGAGGGGTTTGACCAACTTTTTTATGTTCGTATTCTCCCCCATCAACACTTTGCAGTTGAGGACTGGCAACCATGA